The Maridesulfovibrio hydrothermalis AM13 = DSM 14728 DNA window GATTAAATGCGTTATTTTTTGTTTTTGACAGCCCTGATACTTCTAATTGCAAGCCCTGTAATCGCTGCCGAAAAGAAACCCGAACTGTCCACCCCCTTCGGAGAATTGTCAGAAGTCGAAGGGGCATTAAAAACCCTTAGTAAAAACATAGAAAAAGTATCAGGATCAGACACCCGTCCGGACAGAATCTACGCTTTGCAGGATATGGCTGCGATGTGCAAAACCAGTAAAATGCAGGTTCACAGCCTTAACTCACTGTTCTCGGTAGTAAAACTTGTTAAACGGGAAAAAAACTTTCAAAGCAAAGAAGCAGTCTTACTGAAGAAAAAAAGCAGCTATGCATTCAATGATTTTAATCGCAGAAAGGCTTTCATCACCAACATCATAATAAATGCTAAAGATCAAAAACTAAGAGATCTGGCCCACATATTTAACGCCCAGCTCAGTATAATTTTAAAACAGCTGACAGCGATAAATAAACAGCTAAAGTAACCTGCTTAATATTGTATAGACCAAAAAAAACGGCGCAAATTGCGCCGTTTTTTATTGAAAAGATGAGAACTCTTTTCGAAATTCTTTCTAATGATGACCTTCTTTCTTGCCTTCTTCGATTCTGACAAATGCCATGTACAGAATCCATGCAAGGTAAACAAAAATAAGGGAAACACCAACGAAGCCAGCAGTACTGCTGTGGCTCATGTTGCTAATAAGTTCACCGATCATGCCCAAATACCTCCAAGTATTTAACCCGATTTATTACCAAAATGTGGGATATTCATCACCATTATTTCCAAAAAAGTCAAGCGCTAGTTTCAGTATAAATATTGACAAACAAAAGCAGTAAGATATTATGTAAGTATACAGGAATAATTTCTGTGAACAATCTTGAACTTTTGATTGATAAAAGTTCTTCATTCCAATAATCGGCAGCAAAGGGCAAGTATGACTACTGACAAAACCAACTCTAATCTACTCAGTAAACTGAAAGTCAAGCTGGACAGAATGCTCGGACGGAAAAAATCTGAGCCACTTGACCTTACGTACAAGCCGCAAAAAAGCTGCCCGAGCGCACGCAAATCGTTTCGAATAGACGTGGATAACATGCACCTTATTTGTCGCTCACCAAGAATTAAGTGTCGCATTCTTGATATCAGTGCCACAGGCATTGGTTTTGTCAGTTCCAAGGAGTTCCCGCCCGGTGATGAGATCGAGGCCATCATACTCTGGTCAGGCAAAGCCGTACTTAAAAATATCAAAATGAAAATCGTCCGGCATGAAGGCAAAATCATAGGATGTGAATTTCAAGATCTCGAAAGAGTTCAAGACAAAATTATCAGCAAAATAGTGCTGGCTGCGCAGCAAAGGCAAATCGAAAAAAAACATAATGCCACAGGAAAAGATAAAATTGAGGCAGAAGTAGCCAAAGAGGCCGCCCGCATCGCAAAGATAGAACATGCGAAAAAAACTACTACAAAAAAAATCAAGCTCTGATCACTACGCTTGAATATTTTAATAAGGAAACTCCATGCAGATAGTTATTCTTGACGGATATACAGTCAACCCCGGCGACAATCCGTGGTCAGAGCTTGAAAAATTAGGTGAACTGACTGTATATGACCGCACTCCTCAAGACCAAATAATCACACGGGCCTGCGATGCAGACATTGTTCTGACTAACAAAACACTGCTCACGGCTGAAACTATAAACAAACTGCCCAGACTGAAATTTATATCCGTACTAGCTACCGGATACAATGTAGTTGACCTTGACGCAGCTTCTAAACGCGGCATCCCCGTATCAAATGTCCCCGGCTATTCCCCGCCTTCTGTTGCCCAGCATGTTTTTGCAATGCTGCTGAACTTTGCCAACAGAGTCAGCCTTCACGATCAGGCCGTAAAAAACGGAGAATGGGCTATGCAGCAGGATTTCTGCTTTTGGAAAGAACCGCTATTTGAGCTGAAAGACAAAAAAATTGGAATAGTGGGATTCGGCGACATCGGCAAAAAAGTAGGAACCATTGCCAATGCATTCGGCATGGAAGTTATGGCATATGCCCCCAGACCTAAACCTGAGCCGGACTATTCACCGTTTAGCTTTGCTACACTTGAAGAAATTTTCTGCGAGTGTGATGTCGTAACTCTGCACTGTCCTCTCACAGATGAAAATGAAAGGTTCATCAACAAGGCCCTGCTTTCACGCATGAAAAAGAATGCCTACATCATCAATACCGCAAGAGGTCAGCTGATAGATGAAAATGATCTGGCCGAGGCATTAAAAAATAAAATTATAGCAGGGGCCGCGCTAGACGTGGTGGATAAAGAACCCATGATGCAGAGCTGCGCACTTTGTGAAGCACCAAACCTCACAATCACGCCGCACATTGCATGGGCAACACTTGAAGCCCGTTCAAGACTGACCGAAGGCACTGTTTTGAACGTTGACTCTTTCCTGAAAGGATCACCCGCAAATGTAGTAAATTTGATTTAACTCATAATCCGGAAAAACAGGGGCGGTAAGAAGCCCCTAACTCCGGGTAAACCGGCGAACAACATCAATCAAATCGGCCTTTCTGACCGGCTTGGTCATAAAAAAGTCACATCCGGCATCATAAGCCAGATCTTCATTCTCAGGCAGGGCGTGCGCCGTCACTGCTATGATAGGAGTCTTGGACAAATGGTTCTGCTGCTCATAAGAACGAATGCGACCGGTAGCCTCATACCCGTCAGTAAGAGGCATTTCGATATCCATCAGCACAATATCATAATTGCCATGCTTGAACTTATCCACAGCAATATCGCCATTTTCAGCAACATCAATGGAGTAAGGAAACTTCTTCAAGTACAATTGCACCAGAAGCACATTGTTTTCGCAGTCTTCAGCCAGTAAAATGTTCAAAGCCTTACCAGCTCCACTGCCTTTCTTTGGACAGGTAGTACTATTCTGATCGGTAGAATGCATTCAACACCCTTTATATACGTCAAAAAGCAGACGGTTATACCGCCGCTCCCCCCATTGACCCGCAGGGATCATTATCGCACCCCTGCACCAAAGGCAATCTATTTATTTAGAAAATAAAGATTACCCCAAATCGCGTACCGTTGCAGCAAAAATTTCAAGATCATTATCATCACCCTCATTATAATCATCAGGGTACAAAAGTGCCGACATAAAAAAGACACTTCCAAATTCCAGCGACTTTGAAGCTGACAAAGAAAACCTGTTAATGCGCTCCATTACAGACTCTTCATCCCGCCGATCAAGAGCTGCTGCAAATTCCGTTGCGTCCTCTGCAAGAGCCGCCAGCCGCAATGCCTTACTGCGCATAAAATCTCGATACAAGCCCTCGTCATTATCATCATGCAACGCCGCATAGGCTTTTTTTTCAATTACGCGAATCTCCTGAGCCTGAACATCAAGCCAGTCCGCTAAAATCTCATAGGGATTCTTGCTCATCTGCTCTCCTTAAACTTTTAAATTCCACCTGCCCACATTAAGCACAGGCAGAACCAAAAGCAAGGACAGCAAATGCCGGCAAAGTCTCATATGATTTAAGACAGGCTTCTAAAGTGAACCGCACATATGCTTGTAATTACCACATTCCTGCTTATTAAAAAAAGGACAAGGCCCTTTCATAAACCACTTCTTACGCGGACACCAGAATCTATCCTTAAACGGCTCGTTACAACCGTCAGAAGTTAATTTTTTTCTACGCTGGTTGCCAATTATAATAAAATCGCCTTCGGTGCGTACATTCAAGAGAGTCATAATGACCTCCACCAGCTTGCATCAGCCGGAGCTGACTAAATCCCCCTTAATAAATTACCTGATTTACGATATTCAACATACATAAAACATATTATGCACCTAATATGCCATATTTTCAGGATCATATATTTCTTTCTCTTTACTTCTGAAAAAAATGGCCTTAATCATTACTATTTGTGTTCCACACACAGTTAAATCAATCCGGCAGCAGCGATCTTTTTAAGCAGCCGGTTCAAGGAGCAAGTTTTGCCAATACTTTCCGCCAGCGTCGGCCTTACCAGATACAGAGTTTTGGACGAAGTTTCAGACGATCTGATCAGGGAGATACCTGAACGATTGACTAAATTCGCCTTTAAGGACATCGACCATACTGCCGAGGAAAGATCTTTCGGCTGGGTAAATATGGACGACATGCTTGATGACAAATGGGCTGTATCCCCGCCGGAAAAAGCGCAGTACTTTACTTTTTCCCTGCGTTTAGACACCCGCAGAATTCAGCCCGCCGTTCTGAAAAAACACCTTCAGATATCGCTCAACCATGAAATGGCTGAAGCCAAAAAAGAAGGCAAAAATTTCATATCCAGAGACCGCAAACGAGAAATCAAGGAACAAGTTACCCTTAAGCTTCGCGCCAGAAGTCTGCCTATCCCGGCTGTTTTTGATGTGGTCTGGAACGTACCGGACAATAGATTATACCTCGCAGCAACCAACACTAAGGTCATGGATCTGTTCACTGATCATTTTTCTGACACTTTTGAACTGACTCTTGAACCGCTGACTCCCTTCTTTCTGGCCATGGAAATGCTCGGTGAAGAGGCCGTACAAAAACTCGAATCACTCGATCCTACATATTTTGTAGGCTAGACTTTACTCCAAGGAGACGAAATGGACCTCTTAATGCTTGCCGAAAGGGAAAATAAACTTCTGGGTCAGGATTTTCTGACCTGGCTGTGGTATAAAAGCGAAATCAATGACGGCATGTTCCAGCTAGAAAACGGTGAACGCTTTATGCTCTATATGGAACAACGCATGTCCGTTCAGGGCGGCGATGGTGAAAATATCGACACAGCGACAGTAAACTCTGCCAGCGGTGACATGACTGAAGTTCTCTACGGACTTAAAACCGGTAAAAAAGTTACCCGCGCTCAGTTGAAAATGGAAATTGACGAAAACCTCTGGCAGGTTCAGGTCAAAGCTGAAGATTTTACATTAAGCGGACTTAAGACCCCTAAAGTTGAAATGAAAGATGAAGAAGGCGATGATCCCGATGCTAAATTTCTGGAAAAGATTTTTCTCATCGAAAAATGCATCACACTCTTTGATGAAGTGTTCAAAGAATTCATCACCATCCGTATTTCAAACGAATGGCAGGACGAAGTAGTTAAATTTCGCCACTGGTTAAAAAACGACGAAGGTTAGCATGGGCAAAATAACACTGGCAGCATTCGGTGACAGCCTTACCGAAGGATACGGACTCCCCGCATACAGCTCTTTTCCAGCCCAGCTGGAAAGGAAGCTGCTGGAGGAAGGGTATCATATAGAAATAATCAACTTCGGCATATCTGGAGATACTTCCGCCGACGGCCTTATACGCCTCGTAGATGTTATCGAAAGCAAGCCCGATGCTGTCTATGTTGAATTCGGAGCAAATGACTGCTTTCAGCTTATGGACCCTGAGCAGATAAAAATAAATATAACCAGCATGGTGGAGTCTTTTCAGGAAGCCGGAATCCCCGTTATTCTGCTGGGCTTCAAACCTATGAACTTTACTCCTCAGTCCTACGCCTCGGCTTTTAATGCAATTTTCCAGACAGTAAGCAAAGAATGCAGCATCCCCTTCTATCCCAATATTACAGATGGAACAGGCGAAAATCCGGAATACTATCAGCCCGACGGAGTTCACCCCAACACAGAGGGCGTTGCTATTATGGTTGATAAAATTCTTCCGGCAATGAAAAATTTTCTGGATAATATCTGATCCTGTTTTAAATACTGCCGGCATTCAATTATTTGATTAGTATTGTAATTTCCCAGTAGTAAATGTATCTTTTCTACCAAATCACTGGAGAAAAGATGGAAAAACGTACCAAACCGGAAACTAGGCAGCAGGAAACCGCTCCCGAAATTCCCGAAAGACCCTCTGTTGCTCTTATAATCGGCTCGGAAGGAATCAAATCTTTTTGCGCCCTGCCATTTATAGAATATCTGCAAGAGCAGCGGATCAAGATTGATCTGGTCATCGGAGTCAGTGGCGGCGCACTTCTGGCTGGATTTCTAGGAGCCGGTTACAACCTTCGGCAAATTCAGGACGTTTTCTCCAAAACCGTGGACCCCCGCTTTTTTACCGATGTTGATTACAGTTCTATTCTGGGAATCGCTAATACCGGAATAGGAAAATTCAATGCCGAATCCGGTATTTTAAAAACAGACAGTCTCCGCAAAACATATGAATGCCTGTTCAAAAAAACCGACATATCAGACCTTTCTCCCAAAACACTGATTACCACCACCGATCTTGCAACCGGAAAACCGGTCATCCTTGATAAAGGAAATCTGGCTAAAGCCATCTATGCCAGCAGTGCCATATACCCGCTCATGCCTCCGGGCAACATTGACGGGCAAAGGTTGATAGATGGGGCATTCTCCTCGCCTGTTCCAATAATGGAATGCGTTAAGCGCAAGATCGATATCATCATTGCCATATATTTTGACGATGCCTGCAACCCGGAACCGAAAAATTTCATGGAAAGCTATTTTAATACCTCACGTATTTTCAAACGTTCCATCCTGACCAGCCAGCTCCCGCTTTCCATCGACATGCATCACCATGAAATAATACCTGTTTACATTAAACATTCCCGCCCTATCGAACTTTGGGAAATTAATAAACTTAATGAAATTGTTCATGCAGGAAAAGTCGCGTTTACCAACAAAAAAGCACACTTTCAGGAAGCTGTAGTTGAATTTAAAAAGAAAATGCAACTGCGCCATGAAAAACAACAGAAACTAAAAGCTGAAAAAGAATTAAAAGAAACTGAAGCTGCGCGAGAGAAGAAAATGCAGGATAACGCCGTTGAAAAAATGAAAAATCCTGCAACAAAAGATGCAAAACTGTCTGACTCCCAGAAACAGCCACAAGTGGAAGAAAAAAAGAGAACCTTTAAAATCATCAAAAAACGGAAAAACAGAACGGGAAGCGGAGCATGATGAAAATCATTTCGACACTTATTATTCTGTTATGTTTTTGCACATCTGCTTCAGCCGGAACCTTTGTTCCGGGTACTCTTTTGCCCCCAAAGAAATAACACCTCAATTTTCAACCATCTCCTAATATGTTGACATTACCTGCTCATCAAAGTTAATGTGAATTCACCTTCACCTATAAGGAGAATACTTTGAGTAAAAGAATGGATCGCATTTCACGGCGCGAACAGATCGCAGAAGAGGCATTAAAGCTTGCTGCCAAGGGAATTTCATCTATCACAATGGATAAGGTTTCCAAGGCATGCGGTATTGTGCCCTCCGCCCTGTATCGTCATTATAAAAATAAAGATGAAATACTGGACGGTCTACGCGACTTGGTGCGCAATAAACTGCTCGAAAATGCCAAGCTTGCCACAGCTGAAGAGAACAGCCCGCTTTCAGCACTCAAAAATCTGGCTCTGCGCCATGCTGATCTTCTGTATAATCATCCCGGCATTCCCCGCTTGTTGTTTTCTGAAGCAGCTTTAGAAAAGAATTCCATCCGCCGCAAAACTATGCTTACTGTTATGAATGAATACCGTAGCGCCGCAGCCCGGATTGCCGGAAAAGGACAGGAGCTGGGAGAAATACGTAAAGATGTAACTCCAGAAGATGTCGTTTTTATGCTCCTTGGAACGGTTGTTCCGCCCTCTTTTCTGTTTCATATTTCTAATGGAGAATTCGATCCGCGCGTTCAGGTAAAACGGAATCTTGTGTTATTTGAAGAAGCTGTAAAATTCAGAAACGAGGATGAATAAAATGAAACGCTTTTTAACGAACATAACTCTTTTTACAGTTATTTTGATCTCCGGCCTCCTGCTAAGCGGATGTGTCGATGAAGAACTAAAACTCTGGCAGGGATATGTGGAAGGCGAATTTGTTTATGTTTCTTCGCCGCTGGGCGGTCAGCTTGATGAAATATCTGTGAAAAAAGGACAGACTGTAAGCCGCGGTGAGCCGCTTTTTGCTCTTGAACGTGAATTTGAAAAAGCTGGAGTTGATGAAGCTTCAGAGAACTTAGACAAAGCCCTCAATAATCTGGCGGATAAAAGAAAAGGACGCAGACCTTCTGAAATTGCTTCCATAACTGCAAGGCTCAAAAAAGCAAAAGCGGCTGAGAAACTAGCTGCCAGAGAATATAAACGTCGTGCTGATCTTTACCGCTCACGCACTATTTCCGAAGAGGAACGCGATAAAGCCCGCACGGATTATGAACAATCCACCCAGCAGGTTCATGAGATCAGTTCTGAACTGAAAACCGCCACTCTGGGTTCCCGCTCTGATGAAATCAAGGGTGCACAATCCGCAGTTGAAGCAGCAAAAGCAAGACTGGTTCAAGCTAAGTGGAATTACGACCAGAAAGCTCAAACTGCGCCCAGATCCGGCCTTGTGTTCGATACCATCCGCTACAAAGGCGAATGGGTTCCGGCCGGTAAACCGGTCCTGTCCATCCTGCCGCCGGAAAACCGTAAGGTCCGTTTTTATGTTCCTGAAACCATAGTAGGCAGCTTCCATGTGGGAGAAGAACTGCTGCTGAATTATGACGGACTGGCAGATCCTGTTAAAATTAAGCTCACCTACATTTCACCTCAAGCTGAATTTACACCGCCGGTAATCTATTCCAGCCAATCCCGGGCCAAACTTGTTTTCATGCTTGAAGCCTACCCCGCGCAGGATCAGGCTCTTCTGCTGAAACCGGGCCAGCCAGTAGACGTCAGTCGCTCAGCTGAAGACTTTCTATCAGACAACGGTTTTATTTCCAGACTGAAAGCATACTTCAGGAGCAACGAAGGATGACTGCTGCTCAAACTGTCATAGACGTTACCGGTGTGACCAAATCTTTCGGTGAAAAGACCGTGGTTAACGGGCTGGATATGCAGGTACGCAAAGGCGAGATTTTCGGTTTCCTAGGTCCTAACGGGTCCGGCAAGACCACCTTTATAAGAATGCTTTGCGGACTGCTCAGCCCTGATGCAGGATCAGGCACCTGCCTCGGTTATGACATCATCCGTGAAGCGGATATGATTAAGCCTAACGTGGGCTATATGGCTCAAAAATTCAGCCTTTACGGCGACCTGACGGTTAAAGAAAACCTTGATTTCCTTGCCAAGGCTTACCAGCTCCCCAACCGCCGCAAACTTGTCGATGATGCTATTGAACGTATGGACCTCGGCAGATTTTCCAACCAGCTCGCCGGAAGCCTGTCCGGAGGCTGGAAGCAGCGCCTTGCCTTAACCGGGTGTACACTGCACAGCCCGAAACTGCTGCTGCTTGATGAACCGACTGCAGGAGTCGATCCTTCTGCGCGTCGCGATTTCTGGGATGAGGTGCACAACCTCGCAGATCAAGGAATCACGGCATTGATCAGCACTCATTACATGGACGAAGCAGAACGATGTCACCGCCTTGCATATATTGCCTATGGCGATTTACTGGCCAAGGGCACTCTTGAGGAGCTTATCCATGATTCCGGATTACACACATGGACTCTTAAAGGGCCTGATTTAGGAGAACTTACCAAAAAACTGCGCGCCACCGAAGGAATCGATCAGGTCGTTGCTTTCGGCAACACCCTGCATATCAGCGGCCGTGACAACACCGTGATTGAAGAGTCACTACGGAATTTATCCGGCGCAGCGAACAGTTTTGAACCGTCAGAAACCAGCCTTGAGGAGGTCTTTATTGATCTCATGCGGGGAATGAATCCATGAAAAATTTACGGCTTTTTTCATTCGGCAGATTCATGGCTATGGCAGGAAAAGAGTTTGTGCAAATGCGGAGAGACAGGCTTACCTTTGCCATGATGATCGGTATTCCGCTTATTCAGCTGATTCTGTTCGGCTACGCAATTAATTCCGATCCGCGCAAATTACCTCTGGCAATACTTTCCGGCGACAACACCCGCTATTCAAGAGCAATCGTTGCCGGAATGCAGGCCAGCACATATTTCAAGGTAGACCGTTTCATCAATTCAAGAGCTGAGGCAAACCGCCTGCTGGAACTTGGAGACACTCAATTTGTACTGACCATACCAGAACTTTTCGGACAGAAAATTGAGCGCGGAGAACGGCCTGTACTGCTTCTGGAAGCTGATGCAACAGATCCCATGGCAACAGGCAACGCTGTAAATTCCATGCGTGAAATAGTGAATCGCGCCCTTGCACGGGAGCTTAAAGGATCGCTTGAATATCTTGTACCGGCGGAAAGTGCAGTGGATCTACGTATCCACGCCGACTACAACCCCGAAGCCGTCAGCCAGTACAATATAGTACCCGGCCTGATGGGAGTGATTTTAACCCTCACACTGTCAATGATAACCTCTCTGGCAATCACAAGAGAAACCGAACGCGGGACCATGGAAAACCTTCTGACCACTCCGGTACGTCCGCTTGAAGTAATGCTTGGTAAGATCATGCCCTACGTCATGGTCGGATACATCCAGATAATGCTGATCATGGTTGCGTCTATTTTTCTTTTCCATATCCCCATCAACGGCAACCCGTTCATCATTTTCACTTACTCAGCAATTTTTATCGCCGCCAACCTGACAGTAGGGGTAACTATATCCACTATTGCCCGCAACCAGTTGCAGGCAGTGCAGATGTCCATCTTTTTTTTCCTGCCCTCGTTACTTCTTTCAGGTTTCATGTTTCCATTCCGGGGAATGCCTGAATGGGCACAGACAATGGGATCAGTGCTGCCTTTAACCCATTACCTGCGTTTAGTGCGCGGGGTGCTTCTAAAAGGTACAGGATGGGAAGAATCCTTGTATCATCTATGGCCGATAGCATTGTTCTGGCTGGTAATGATTATCATAGGACTCAAAAGATACCGGCAGACTTTGGATTAGCGGATAAATTTTTCATCGGCAAAATTTCCCCCTCCCTATCAAAATAGAAAGTATAATCTGCATTACACGCCGTAACAAAAATTATATTTTCTATTCCGAGTTATGACGTCCTTTTTTCAAATATTTATCGTCTGCTTCAAGACCGTGACGAATCCCCTCTTTAAAATGACTCAAAAAAACAATGCACTTGGCCTCCACACTCACACCTTTTTGTCTCATATTTATTTATTTTTAATTTTAATATTGACACATTAATTTTAAATAAGTAGCACAACCTCATTACCAATCAAAAAACATTAACCAGAGGTAGTGATGAACAAAATCAAATTTTCTGCTCTCGCATTGACTTTCGTTCTTGCGGTTTTGTCTTGCGGTTCAGCATTTGCCCATGAATTTATTATTAAACCTGTGCAGCTGACCACGCAAAAAGATCATGTCGTACCTTTCAGCGTCATATCTGCGCATGCATTTATGATAAGTGAGGAAATGGAACCATTGAATCAAGTCGAAGCGCAGCTTATTCAAAACGGTAAAGTAACAAAACTTACCCTCGCTGAAAATGAAATGCTGATGACTTTGGACGGTCAGGCTAAATTTGCAAAAGAAGGGACCGCAATTATCGCAGGTCACCGTAATGGTATGATCTGGACTCAGACCACTAAAGGCTGGAAACAGCAGTCTAAGAAAGGTCTTAAAGGAGTCATCAAAAGCGGCAAATATGAAAAATTCTGCAAGACTCTGATTACTGTCGGCAAACCGGACGGCAGCTTCAACAAAGTAGTGGGCCACAAACTTGAAATTGTACCTGTGACCGACCCGACTCAGGCCAAAGTCGGAGATGAAATTGAAATCAAAATCCTGCTTGATGGCAAACCGGTTACAGTCGAAAACGTACTTGCCACTTACGCCGGATTTTCCACAAACAACAATACATACGCATACTTCACCGAACCATATGGTAACGGCCTTGCCAAA harbors:
- a CDS encoding HlyD family secretion protein; its protein translation is MKRFLTNITLFTVILISGLLLSGCVDEELKLWQGYVEGEFVYVSSPLGGQLDEISVKKGQTVSRGEPLFALEREFEKAGVDEASENLDKALNNLADKRKGRRPSEIASITARLKKAKAAEKLAAREYKRRADLYRSRTISEEERDKARTDYEQSTQQVHEISSELKTATLGSRSDEIKGAQSAVEAAKARLVQAKWNYDQKAQTAPRSGLVFDTIRYKGEWVPAGKPVLSILPPENRKVRFYVPETIVGSFHVGEELLLNYDGLADPVKIKLTYISPQAEFTPPVIYSSQSRAKLVFMLEAYPAQDQALLLKPGQPVDVSRSAEDFLSDNGFISRLKAYFRSNEG
- a CDS encoding ABC transporter permease — encoded protein: MKNLRLFSFGRFMAMAGKEFVQMRRDRLTFAMMIGIPLIQLILFGYAINSDPRKLPLAILSGDNTRYSRAIVAGMQASTYFKVDRFINSRAEANRLLELGDTQFVLTIPELFGQKIERGERPVLLLEADATDPMATGNAVNSMREIVNRALARELKGSLEYLVPAESAVDLRIHADYNPEAVSQYNIVPGLMGVILTLTLSMITSLAITRETERGTMENLLTTPVRPLEVMLGKIMPYVMVGYIQIMLIMVASIFLFHIPINGNPFIIFTYSAIFIAANLTVGVTISTIARNQLQAVQMSIFFFLPSLLLSGFMFPFRGMPEWAQTMGSVLPLTHYLRLVRGVLLKGTGWEESLYHLWPIALFWLVMIIIGLKRYRQTLD
- a CDS encoding TetR/AcrR family transcriptional regulator, coding for MSKRMDRISRREQIAEEALKLAAKGISSITMDKVSKACGIVPSALYRHYKNKDEILDGLRDLVRNKLLENAKLATAEENSPLSALKNLALRHADLLYNHPGIPRLLFSEAALEKNSIRRKTMLTVMNEYRSAAARIAGKGQELGEIRKDVTPEDVVFMLLGTVVPPSFLFHISNGEFDPRVQVKRNLVLFEEAVKFRNEDE
- a CDS encoding ABC transporter ATP-binding protein, which produces MTAAQTVIDVTGVTKSFGEKTVVNGLDMQVRKGEIFGFLGPNGSGKTTFIRMLCGLLSPDAGSGTCLGYDIIREADMIKPNVGYMAQKFSLYGDLTVKENLDFLAKAYQLPNRRKLVDDAIERMDLGRFSNQLAGSLSGGWKQRLALTGCTLHSPKLLLLDEPTAGVDPSARRDFWDEVHNLADQGITALISTHYMDEAERCHRLAYIAYGDLLAKGTLEELIHDSGLHTWTLKGPDLGELTKKLRATEGIDQVVAFGNTLHISGRDNTVIEESLRNLSGAANSFEPSETSLEEVFIDLMRGMNP
- the rdgC gene encoding recombination-associated protein RdgC; translation: MPILSASVGLTRYRVLDEVSDDLIREIPERLTKFAFKDIDHTAEERSFGWVNMDDMLDDKWAVSPPEKAQYFTFSLRLDTRRIQPAVLKKHLQISLNHEMAEAKKEGKNFISRDRKREIKEQVTLKLRARSLPIPAVFDVVWNVPDNRLYLAATNTKVMDLFTDHFSDTFELTLEPLTPFFLAMEMLGEEAVQKLESLDPTYFVG
- a CDS encoding PilZ domain-containing protein is translated as MTTDKTNSNLLSKLKVKLDRMLGRKKSEPLDLTYKPQKSCPSARKSFRIDVDNMHLICRSPRIKCRILDISATGIGFVSSKEFPPGDEIEAIILWSGKAVLKNIKMKIVRHEGKIIGCEFQDLERVQDKIISKIVLAAQQRQIEKKHNATGKDKIEAEVAKEAARIAKIEHAKKTTTKKIKL
- a CDS encoding arylesterase, which produces MGKITLAAFGDSLTEGYGLPAYSSFPAQLERKLLEEGYHIEIINFGISGDTSADGLIRLVDVIESKPDAVYVEFGANDCFQLMDPEQIKINITSMVESFQEAGIPVILLGFKPMNFTPQSYASAFNAIFQTVSKECSIPFYPNITDGTGENPEYYQPDGVHPNTEGVAIMVDKILPAMKNFLDNI
- a CDS encoding DUF4198 domain-containing protein is translated as MNKIKFSALALTFVLAVLSCGSAFAHEFIIKPVQLTTQKDHVVPFSVISAHAFMISEEMEPLNQVEAQLIQNGKVTKLTLAENEMLMTLDGQAKFAKEGTAIIAGHRNGMIWTQTTKGWKQQSKKGLKGVIKSGKYEKFCKTLITVGKPDGSFNKVVGHKLEIVPVTDPTQAKVGDEIEIKILLDGKPVTVENVLATYAGFSTNNNTYAYFTEPYGNGLAKVKISAPGTWMVRVQYKNAQPTADYDSHVMRAVLVFEVK
- a CDS encoding response regulator; translated protein: MHSTDQNSTTCPKKGSGAGKALNILLAEDCENNVLLVQLYLKKFPYSIDVAENGDIAVDKFKHGNYDIVLMDIEMPLTDGYEATGRIRSYEQQNHLSKTPIIAVTAHALPENEDLAYDAGCDFFMTKPVRKADLIDVVRRFTRS
- a CDS encoding patatin-like phospholipase family protein, translated to MEKRTKPETRQQETAPEIPERPSVALIIGSEGIKSFCALPFIEYLQEQRIKIDLVIGVSGGALLAGFLGAGYNLRQIQDVFSKTVDPRFFTDVDYSSILGIANTGIGKFNAESGILKTDSLRKTYECLFKKTDISDLSPKTLITTTDLATGKPVILDKGNLAKAIYASSAIYPLMPPGNIDGQRLIDGAFSSPVPIMECVKRKIDIIIAIYFDDACNPEPKNFMESYFNTSRIFKRSILTSQLPLSIDMHHHEIIPVYIKHSRPIELWEINKLNEIVHAGKVAFTNKKAHFQEAVVEFKKKMQLRHEKQQKLKAEKELKETEAAREKKMQDNAVEKMKNPATKDAKLSDSQKQPQVEEKKRTFKIIKKRKNRTGSGA
- a CDS encoding D-2-hydroxyacid dehydrogenase, whose product is MQIVILDGYTVNPGDNPWSELEKLGELTVYDRTPQDQIITRACDADIVLTNKTLLTAETINKLPRLKFISVLATGYNVVDLDAASKRGIPVSNVPGYSPPSVAQHVFAMLLNFANRVSLHDQAVKNGEWAMQQDFCFWKEPLFELKDKKIGIVGFGDIGKKVGTIANAFGMEVMAYAPRPKPEPDYSPFSFATLEEIFCECDVVTLHCPLTDENERFINKALLSRMKKNAYIINTARGQLIDENDLAEALKNKIIAGAALDVVDKEPMMQSCALCEAPNLTITPHIAWATLEARSRLTEGTVLNVDSFLKGSPANVVNLI